AACAAAGAATCGGTTGACTGGACGCGGACGGACAAGCACATGAAGCCACACGCGACCGTGCCTCCGTGCCTCCGTCCTAACTGATATTTTTGGCTATTGTTTTGATTCCTTATGATTtcttattattattatttttCTGCACCAATGCACATTTTCACCCATTTCTCATCTATGTTCGTCTCACAACGCCCTCCCTTACGTGGGCAGCAAACACTGGATTTTGTCATGATATACATCTCCCCAATAAAACCAGACACCAACGGCTCATTCCCATAGCCAAAACCCTCCATCCATACAGAGCAGTTGTAACCACAGAAAGGCAACCAAAACGCCGGCGAGTGATTTATCGGTAAGACTATAGGAATAATAAACATCAATACACGACATACACCAAAAAACCAAATGACCCACCTTTTGCCTCCTGGCACGGGCACCGCGACCACCGAACTTCTTGGGCTCCATCCGCCTGGGGTCGGCGACGAGGAGAGTTCGGTCGTAGGCAACAAgagccttcttcaactcgATAGCAGAGGCAGCATCCTCGTTCTTGGCGTAGAAGCTGTCCCCAAAGTCAGTCTTAGTGACATGCGATCTCCTGATTGCATTACTTACGCAACGACACCCTTGGCGATAGCCTGTCGGAGAGCGTAGAGCTGAGAGACGTGACCACCACCCTTGACACGGAGACGGATGTCCATGTTGGCGAACCTCTCGGGGCCAACGACGAGGACGGGCTCGTAGACCTTGTATCGGAGAACGACACTATTTGCAGCTGGTTAGTCTCCCATTATTCTATATCTCCAGTCTCCCCAGCCCTTTTGCCATgctcctccctctccttctcccacgGCTCCTTTCCCAACATTTCTTCCATATTTGAACTCGACTCACGGTTCGACGAGGGAGATGGGGGACCCGTTAAGTCGGATGAGGCCTCGGCCAGGAGTGACGTGAGCCACAGCCGTGGCAGTCTAGAGACATTGTCAATACAGTTCCTGCTTGATATCCATGCTTCCTCCCTCACCTTCTTTTTGCCGAATGTCTGCACGGAGGACATGTTCTGTTTGTCGGTTTTGTTGAATGGCAGGATTCCGAGATTTGAGAGTTGACGACAAGTTGAAATCGGAGGGTAGGGGATGAGTGTCGGGGCGAAGCAGGGGTACACTTGTTAGCACTGAGTGGGGAGGATATGTGGCGTGCGGGAACTCACAACTTGCGGTGTGGAAGACTTGCAAGAATGGCCAAAGATTCACTCATGAGCCACCAGTCGCGGCTGCACGACGCTGCCGGCGTtagaggagaaggacagTGTGGCGCTGGCTTGCCTCTTAAATCCGataggaagaagaattatCACCGACGCGGGCGGGGACAATCAATTATGTAATCGAATGCTGTTAAGGGACGCGGCCCGCCTTGTGTCGCGGGGGACTTTGGGGTGACTTGGACGGCACGTGAATTTGGTTCCGTCGCTGGAACTTGAAAGTTGAGCGTTGAAGAGCGAAAAGCGGcggcagaagaagctccTCCGCGAAAACATTCCCGCAAACAAAAATGAAGAGAGCAGCCCGCCTCGTCCCCGCCGTCTCCCAGGTACGCCTGCCGCCCCTCCACGTGACCGCCGCTGACCCCCGCAGCCCCTCCGCCCGTCCCCCCGGTTAGCGTACATCCTCAGGCCCACCCCCGGCCCCAGCTCGTCccccctcgccctccaTGCCGTCCGGTtcgcctccaccgccgttccccccgccgccgcccaACCTCTAGAATCTCCCCAAGACGTGCCCCCCAATATCAGCTTTGAAGGCCTGGCGGATGAGGCCGACGGAGAGATCGAGCGGGCACTGGCAGAGAGCGACGGTGCGCCATGAAAGGACCCGGCCTGGGTAGCAGCGGCTGACTTCCTGCATAGCAAACCTTGCCACGTGGTTCCCTACTCTGTCCGGTCGACATGAACCGATCCTTTTGCCGGTCTCCTCCCTTGCGTCCTCTACTCCTACTCTCCCGTCCGGCAGTGTAAGCCAGTTGCCAGCATCTTGCAGACCATTACTTATGTAGCCCCAGAACGTTGTCATTGCCCTTCCGCCCGACGTGTTTGCCCAACCTATTCGACGCGATATTCTCCATCGCTGCGTCGTCTGGTACCTCTCTCAACTGCGAAGCGTACGTCGATAACGCTGCTGTCCTCATCAAGTATAGCTAACGTCTCGTGCAGGGCACAAAATCTACCAAATCCCGTTCGACCGTCGCCTACTCTGGCCGAAAACTGATCCCTCAGAAAGGAACTGGTAAAGCCCGAGCTGGTGATGCCTCTTCTGGCACCCGACGCGGTGGTGCACCCATCCACCCCATCTTCCCCAAAAACTGGGCCCAAGCTCTTCCCCGTAAAGTCCGAGAACTTGGTATGCGTGTCGCGCTCTCCTCAAAGCTCAAGGCAGGACTGTTAAGGGTCGTTCCCAACTTGAATGAGGCTGGGTGGAAGGGGACAAATGAAGCGAAGAGAGCACTGGCGGACGCGCTCACGTTCCCCGAGGTCGAGGATTCAGAGATGCAAGCGACCAAAACTAATACGGAGCCTGTCGCCCAAGATGCCGTGCAAGCAGTCGAAAAGGTCAATGAGCTTGAGGGAACCGTTCCTGAAGCCACTTCCTCAGCGATTAAACCCGGATTCATTCCCCGATTTGGGCCCGCCAAAGACCTCtccgtcctcttcctctactCTCCCTTCAAGCCTTCTGACGAAATCGCCGACTTTGTTCGCGTCACGCGGAACATTCCTGGGGTCGAGGTGTTGAGCACAGAAGAAGTACAAGTGTACGACATCCTCAAGTACCGGTGGTTGGTTATGGAAGGTGAAGCCGT
This window of the Cryptococcus neoformans var. neoformans B-3501A chromosome 2, whole genome shotgun sequence genome carries:
- a CDS encoding 40S ribosomal protein S16 (Match to ESTs gb|CF189318.1|CF189318, gb|CF192216.1|CF192216; HMMPfam hit to Ribosomal_S9, Ribosomal protein S9/S16, score: 225.2, E(): 1.2e-64) produces the protein MSSVQTFGKKKTATAVAHVTPGRGLIRLNGSPISLVEPVVLRYKVYEPVLVVGPERFANMDIRLRVKGGGHVSQLYALRQAIAKGVVAFYAKNEDAASAIELKKALVAYDRTLLVADPRRMEPKKFGGRGARARRQKSYR
- a CDS encoding hypothetical protein (HMMPfam hit to Ribosomal_L4, Ribosomal protein L4/L1 family, score: 30.5, E(): 7.7e-08); the encoded protein is MKRAARLVPAVSQPLRPSPRLAYILRPTPGPSSSPLALHAVRFASTAVPPAAAQPLESPQDVPPNISFEGLADEADGEIERALAESDANLATWFPTLSGRHEPILLPVSSLASSTPTLPSGSNVVIALPPDVFAQPIRRDILHRCVVWYLSQLRSGTKSTKSRSTVAYSGRKLIPQKGTGKARAGDASSGTRRGGAPIHPIFPKNWAQALPRKVRELGMRVALSSKLKAGLLRVVPNLNEAGWKGTNEAKRALADALTFPEVEDSEMQATKTNTEPVAQDAVQAVEKVNELEGTVPEATSSAIKPGFIPRFGPAKDLSVLFLYSPFKPSDEIADFVRVTRNIPGVEVLSTEEVQVYDILKYRWLVMEGEAVDWFGDDVFGVDGFEGYEDTMGAEAVDVAKEEALKA